The following nucleotide sequence is from Allocatelliglobosispora scoriae.
GGGTCATCGACCCGCACCCGTTCTGATCGGCACCGGCCCCGGTCCGCCGGGGCCGGTGCCGGCCGCGTCAGACGACGCAGCGAGCGAGCTCCGAGTGGTCGTAGACGAGGTAGAAGATCGTGCCGCTGCTGACGAACCGCTTCATGTGCCAGTAGCGGAAGGCGTAGGTCACGCCCCCGATGACGTTGTTGTGGGAGCCGACGTACTGCGCGAGCAGGCTCGAGGTGGTGCCGCAGCGGTCGCCCGACGTCGAGGTGACGGCGAGGTCCGCCGACCAGCTGATCGTGCTGCCGCTGCAGAGCACCACGTAGCTGCGCAGGTAGGTCTCGGGCGTGGTGGGGCTGACCACGTGCCAGTAGCGGTAGTTGCCGACCGAGCCGACGAGCCAGTAGGTGGTGGGGGTGCCGAGGATGACCCGGCTGTAGCTGCCCGCCGCGGAGCAGGCGAGCGAGTCCGGTGCGGCGAGCGCCGCGGTGGGGGCGACCAGCACCGTCGCGGCTGCCGCGACGAGGGAGACGAGAGCAAGTTTCAGCTTCATCGACTCACGATACATATGGATCTATAACTAGACTGTCGGCGATGCGTCCCGCAGTCTCGCGTCCAGTGTGTACTGCCGCTGCAGCAGCACCGCGACGACCATCAGCACCGCCGGGACCACACCGAACCCGAGCCGGATCAGGTCGTGCGCCCGCTCGCTCTGCACCACCTGCTCCCCCGCCCCGGTCGCGATGAAGCCGCCGACCGCCAGGCACGCGGCGTAGAGGTAGGGGCCCAGCGCACCGCCGGTCGCCTCGGCCGCCGTCCACATCCCGGTATAGGACCCGGCCCGCGCGGTCCCCGCCGCGCCGCCGGCCCGGACCACGTCCGGCAGCATCGAGAAGGGCAGCAGCTGCATCGCCGCGAACGCCACGCCGAGCACGGCCACACAACCCACCAGGATGGGTACGCCCACCGGCCGCCCGAAAGCCAGGACGACCGACCCCGCCGCGAAGGCGAGCTGGGCGATCAGCAGACCGGGCTGCTTGCCGATGCGCTTGGTCAGCCACACCCACCCGGGGGTGGCGATGAGTGCCGGTGCCACGAAGGCGGCGACGAGGACCGTGGTGAGGCCGGGCTTGCCCAGCTCGTACTCCGCGAAGTAGGGCACCGCGGTGAGCACGAGGTGGGTCGTGGTCGACATGAGCAGGTAGGCGGCGACGAGCCAGCGGAACTGCCGGTCGCCGAGCGCCGCGAGCAGGGTGCGTAGCCCGGCCGCGTGCGTCGGGGCGGCGACCGGCGGCGTCGGTGCCACGGTCGTGAGCGTCCGCACGCCGCGCAGCCCGATCAGCATCGCACCGAGCATCACCGCGCCGAGGATCGCGCCCATCAGCGCGTAGCCGCCCCGCGTCGGGTTGTCCTTGCCGGAGATGATCGGCGCGATCACACCGCTGAGCAGGATGCCGAGCGTCAGCACCACCATCCGGAACCCCATCAGCCGGGTCCGCTCGTGATAGCCGATCGCGAGATCCGCCGGCGTCGAGAGATAGGGCACCTGGTAGGTCGCGAAGAGCAGGTTGCCCGCGATGAAGAAGACCATCACCCAGATCGCGGCGGTGGTGCCGGTGAGCCCGGCCGGGAGCGCGAAGAGCCCGGCGAAGGCGAAGGGCAGCCCGCAGCCGAGCAGCATCAGCCCGCGCCGGTGCCCGCGCTTGCGCAGATCGGTGTCGGAGAGGTGCCCCACCCAGGGGTGCAGCAGCACATCGGCGATCTTCGGCAGGAGGAGCACGAATCCGGCGAGCAGAGGGCTGACCGCGAGCACATCCGTGAGAAAATAGAGTAGGAGCAGACCGGGGACGGTGACCCAGACCCCCATGCCGATCGAGCCGCCCGCGAAGGCGAGGAGGCCGGAGCGCGGGAGCCGCTGCGTCGGGGCTGACTCGGTCATCTGCGGCTCCCTGGAGGGCTAATCCAACGTTCGCTGGATTGTAGGGCACGATAGGAGCCATGACCACACCTCGCCGGGGGCCCGGCCGGCCCCGACGCGCCGAGCAGCGCGACACCGCCGACGACATCGTGCTCGCCGCGACCGCGCTGTTCGCCCGGCGCGGGTTCGACGCGGTCGGCATGCGCGACGTCGCCGCCTCGGCCGGGGTCGACGTCGCGACCGTGCACCACCACGCGGGCACGAAGGCCGAGCTCTACCAGGCCTGCTTCGCCCGGGTCTTCGCCGCCGAGAGCAGCGCACTCATCGACGCGGTGGCGGCCGCACAGGCCGGGATCGCCGAGGGCAAGGCGGAACTCTTCGACCGGCTGCACGCGCTGCTCGACGCGTTCGTCGACTTCCTGGAGGAGGTGCCCGAGACGACCGGGCTGTGGCTGCGGCGCTGGTCGGAACCCGATCGCCACACCGACCTCGACGAGTCCTTCGCCACCCCGCTCTACCAGGCGGTCGAGCAGGTGCTCGACGGTGCCGCCGAGGCCGGGCTGCTGCACGAGCCGCACCCGCACATCGCCGTGCGCAGCCTCGTCTGGGCGGTCCACGCCCACGTCTCCGCGGGGTCGCCGGACCGCAAGGAGTTCCGGTCCTGGGTCCACCGCTGGCTGGACCGCATGTACGCCTGAGTTCCGGGTCGCTTCACTTGACGATCAGCGCGGGGCGAGTCATTATCCAACAATCGTTGGATTAATTTTGCCGGAGGTCACCGTGGCTGACGCCGCACCAGTCGTCGCCGTCATCGGCGCCGGACCCGCTGGGCTCGCCACGCTCAAGGCGTTGGCCGACGTCGGCGTACCGGCCAAGGGGTTTGACGCGGGCGAGCGCGTCGGCGGCCTGTGGGCCTTCGGCGGACCGCACTCGTCGGCCTACCGGACCCTGCACCTCAACACGAGCAGGGGCCGCACGGAGTTCGCCGACTTCCCGATGCCGACCGACTGGCCCGACTACCCCGACCACACCCGGATCGCCTCCTACCTCCAGGAGTACGCCGACCGCTACGACCTCACCGACCGCGTCGCCCTGCGGCACACGGTGGACCGGGTGGAGCAGCTGGCCGACGGCCGCTGGGCGGTGACCGCGACCGGACCCGACGGCACCGCCACCGAGGTCTTCGCCGCCGTCGTCGTCGCCAACGGCCACAACAGCCGCCCGCGGATGGCGGTCTATCCCGGCACCCCCGCCGTCGCGGAGCTGCACAGCCACGACTACCGCGACCCCAGCCAGCTCGCCGGGAAGCGGGTCCTCGTCGTCGGCGGCGGCAACTCGGCGATGGACATCGCGGTCGACGCCTCCCACGTCGCCGAACGCACCCTGCTCTCGCTGCGCCGAGGCGTCTGGATCGTGCCGAAGCACCTGCTCGGCAAGCCGTCGGACACCCTCAACGGCGCGCTCGCCAAGCGCCTGCCGTGGCGCGTGCGCCAGGTGATCAGCCAGACGATGCTGCGCCTCACCGTCGGCTCCCCCACCCGCTACGGGCTGCCTGAACCCGAGCACGGCTTCCTGCAGGACCATCCGACACTCTCCGACGCCCTGCTGTCGCGCCTGAGCCACGGCGAGATCGACCCGCGCCCGGGGATCGAGCGCATCGACAGCAGCGTCGTCACCTTCGTCGACGGCACCCGCGAGCAGGTCGACCTCATCGTCTGGTGCACCGGCTACCGCATCGACCTGCCCTTCCTCGATCCGGCGCTGCTGGGGCCGGGCGCCGATCGGCTGCCGCTCTACCGCCGGATCTTCCACCTCGACGCGCCCGGGCTCATGTTCGTCGGCCTGATGCAGTCCACCGGTGCCGCGCTGCCCGTCGTGGAGGCGCAGGCCAGGCTCGTCGCGGGGCACCTAGCCGGGGCCTACGCCCTGCCCACCCGGGCCGAGCAGGCCGCCGACTGCGACGCCGTCCTGCGGGCCGCCACGCAGCGGTGGGGCGACCGCCGACCGGCGATGCGGATCGACTTCGACGCCTACCTCGAGCTCGCCGCGCGGGAGCTGCGCGACGGTGCCCGGCGTCGCGACCGGGGGCGCGGGATCACCTGGCCTTCGCCTCCTACTCGCCCCGAGAATTCTTCGAGCCTGGAGAGTGCAGCCCGATGAGTGATCTGACCGGACGCCGCGCCATCGTCACCGGCGCGAGCGGCACCTTCGGGCGGCTGCTCTGCCATACCCTCACCGCGGCCGGAGCCCGAGTCGTCGGCATCGACCTGCACGGCGGGGAGGTCGACGGGGTGACGGTCCTCTCGTGCGACCTGACCGACACCGCGGCGGCGGCAGCGGCCGTGGAGTCGGCCGCCCAGCTCCTCGGCGGGCTCGACCTGCTGATCAACAACGCCGGGGTGGGCGGGCCGGCGCCGGCCGAGTTCGCGCCGGGCGCGGCGGCTCGGCAGCAGATCGAGGTCAACCTCGTGGCGGCGTGGGCCGTGACGGCGGCTGCCGTTCCGGCGCTGGAAGCCTCGCGCGGGCGGGTGATCTTCGTGGCGAGCCGGATGGCGGTGCTGCCGCTGCCGCTGGCCGCCGCCTACGGGGTGAGCAAGCGGGCACTGGTCGCCTACGCCGACGCACTGCGGCTGGAGGTGGGTACGCACATCGGGGTGAGCGTGGTCTACCCCAGCATGGTGGCCTCACCGATCCACGACGCCTCGGCCGAGGCCGGGCTGTCGTTGCAGGGGGTGTCGCGGCTGGAGCCCGTCGAGGGCGTGATCGCCGCGATCCTGCGGGCGGCGACGGCGCGGAAGGCACCATCCAATGTGGCCACCACCCGGCGGGGGCGGTTCGAGATGGCGATCGCGCGGCACCTGCCGTCGGTGGCCGGGCTGATGGTGCGCCGGACGATCGCGACCCGGATCGCGGCGGGGGACCTGGACCGGGCGCCGCTGGCGGCCGGGATGGTCCGCCGACACGGCCGCACGCCAGCCGCGTAGCGGCCCGGCCCGGCCCGGCCGCGTAGCGTGAGCGAGCCGCCTTTTCGCAGCGCTGGCGCTCCCTGATCGTGCAGAAAGCCGGAAACATGCCCCTCGCGCCGGTCGCGTAGGGCATGTTTCCGGCTTTCTGCACGATCAAGGGGGTGCGCCGCGCCCGCCGGCTTTCTGCACGATCAAGGGGGTGCGCCGCGCCCGCCGGCTTTCTGCACGATCACGGGGATGCACCGCGCCCGCTAGCTTCTTGCGCGATCATGGGGGTGCGCCGCGCCCGCTAGCGCTGCTGCCAGCGCCAGCTGAGCTCCATCGCCGTCGGCGGCGGGCCCGGCAGCTCTCCCGCGTCTCGCGCCGACAGCCCCGCGAGCTGCACCGCGAGGTAGCGTCGCCGCAGCTCGGCGCTGCGCACCGCATCCGGGACCCGGACCGCCGCGCACCCCTCCAGGACGAGGACCAGGTCGGCGGTGACCACCTCCGGCCGCAGCTTCCCGGACCGGTGTGCCCGGACGAAGATGCCCTCCGCCAGCTCGCCTGCCCGCATCGCGTCGCGGTTCATCTCCTCGGTCGGGGTGAAGGTCCCGGCGAGGTGCACCGTGAGCGAGTGCACGTCGGCGTCGACGATCCGCTCGACGAAGCCGGTGAACGCCCGCCAGTCGTCCGGCTCGTCGGCGGCCGCCTCGGCCTCGGCGATGTAGCGGAGCAGGCCGTCGTGGCAGAGCTTGCGGAGCAGGTCTTCCTTGGCGGCGTACCGCCGATAGAGCGCGCCGATGCCGACTGCCGCGCGCTCGGCGACCGCGGCGATCGGCGCGGACGGGTTGGCGAGGAAGACCTCGCGGGCCGCGGTGAGGATGACCTCGTCGTTGCGCGCGGCCTGGCCCCGGCGGCCGGAGAGGCCGGAAGTCACTGTCATGGCACCGAGATTAACACTGGAACGGATCGTTCCGCTCTGCTACAGTTGAAACGGAACGAAGCATTCCGCTCCAGTCGACCAGAGAATCAGAGCACAACTCACGGAGGCACACCATGACCGAGATCCGCCCATTCCGCGTCGAGATCCCTCAGGCTCGGCTCGACGACGTGCGCGACCGGCTGACCCGGGCGCTGTGGCCGCACGAGCTGCCGGGCGTCGGCGCGGCCTACGGTGTGACCAACGAGCGGGTCCGCGCGCTGGCCGCGTTCTGGCTCGACGAGTTCGACTGGCGCGCCACCGAGAAGCGGCTCAACTCCCTCGACCAGTTCACCACCGAGATCAACGGTGAGCAGATCCACTTCATCCACGTGCGGTCCTCGCGCGAGGACGCGACGCCGCTGATCCTGACCCACGGCTGGCCCGGCTCGGTCCTGGAGTACCTCGACGTCATCGAGCCGCTGACCGAGCCGGCCGACCCCACCGACCCCGCGTTCCACCTGGTCATCCCGTCGCTGCCCGGCTTCGGCTTCTCCGGACCGACGCAGAGCACCGGCTGGGGCACCCACCGGACGGCGGCGGCCTGGGTCGAGCTGATGGAGCGCCTGGGCTACCGGCGCTACGGGGCGGTCGGCAACGACGGCGGGTCGATGATCTCGCCGATCATGGGCCGGCTCGCACCGGAGAGCGTGATCGGCACGCACGTCACGCAGATCTTCTCCTTCCCCTCGGGCGACCCGGCCGAGTTCGCGACGCTCACCGCCGAGGACCACGCGGCGCTGGCGAAGCTGCAGTGGTTCGTCGACAACCTGTCGGCCTTCAACACCCTGCACAGCCAGCAGCCGCAGACGATCGCGTTCGCGCTCGCCGACTCGCCGGTCGGGCTGCTCGCGTGGAACGGGCAGCTCTTCGGCGAGAACCTCGATCCCGAATTCGTCGTCGCCAACATCGCGCTCTACTGGCTGACCGGCACCGCGGCGTCGTCGATCCGGTTCTACTACGAGGACGCGCACCACCAGGCGGAGCCCGCGGGGCCGACGACCGTGCCGCTGGGGCTGGCGATGTTCGCCGGTGACTTCCAGTCGATCCGGACCTTCGCCGAGCGCGACCACGGCAACATCGTGAGCTGGCACTCCTACGACGTCGGCACCGCGGCCGGCTCCGAGCGCGACGCGGCCGGTCACTACGCGGCTCACGAGGCGCCCGAGGTGCTCGCCGCCGACATCCGCGGCTTCTTCGGGAGCCTGTCCGCCTGATGCGGCATCGGAGGACGCGCCGCTGCGCTGTCCGCTTCAGCACCAACTCTTGAAGAGTTGGTGCTGAAGCGGTGTGTGGCCTCCGGTCACACCCGTCGCACCACGTGCAGCAGGTATTCGCGGCGGTTGAGCGGATTGTGGTCCGTCCGCGACCGCTCCGGCGGCACCCCGACCACCGGCCGGTAGTGGTCGAACACCGTCTCCAGCACCCCTTCGCCGCTGGTCAGCCCGGGCAGCTGCAGCTCCAGCCCGTGCACCCGGTCGGCCGGGAGCTCTCCCTCCACTATGGAGGTCGTGCCGGCCGCCGACGATGTCTGCGGGATCGCGCCCAGTCGGACCAGCGCGGGCAGCATCGATCCGAAGATCCCCGACGGGATCTCCAGCCGGAACCGGTGCATCGGCTCGCAGACGGTCGTCCCGGCCGCCCGCAGCGCGTCCATCAACACCAGCGGCGTGAGCAGGCGGAAGTCGCCTCCCGTACTCGACATGCTCTTGTCGAACGTGCCGTGCGCGTGACTCTGCCGCGCCCAGTAGCCCGAGTGCGTCATCACCACCTCGCAGTCGGGCACCTGCCAGCCGTGCAGCCCCTGTCCGAGCGTCTCCCGGACGGTCTCCTCGACCGCGGTCATGAACGCCAGCGGCATCGAGCCGAGCTCGACCTCCAGGCGGTATCGCACACCGGTGCCGACCGGCGCGGGCTCGACACGCAGCCCGATCGTCGCGAGGAACGGATTGGGGCCCTTCGCGATGAACTCCACCGCCGCGCCGACGCCGTCGAGCCGCTCGATGCAGATCGTCGTCGT
It contains:
- a CDS encoding TetR/AcrR family transcriptional regulator, which codes for MTVTSGLSGRRGQAARNDEVILTAAREVFLANPSAPIAAVAERAAVGIGALYRRYAAKEDLLRKLCHDGLLRYIAEAEAAADEPDDWRAFTGFVERIVDADVHSLTVHLAGTFTPTEEMNRDAMRAGELAEGIFVRAHRSGKLRPEVVTADLVLVLEGCAAVRVPDAVRSAELRRRYLAVQLAGLSARDAGELPGPPPTAMELSWRWQQR
- a CDS encoding SDR family NAD(P)-dependent oxidoreductase produces the protein MSDLTGRRAIVTGASGTFGRLLCHTLTAAGARVVGIDLHGGEVDGVTVLSCDLTDTAAAAAAVESAAQLLGGLDLLINNAGVGGPAPAEFAPGAAARQQIEVNLVAAWAVTAAAVPALEASRGRVIFVASRMAVLPLPLAAAYGVSKRALVAYADALRLEVGTHIGVSVVYPSMVASPIHDASAEAGLSLQGVSRLEPVEGVIAAILRAATARKAPSNVATTRRGRFEMAIARHLPSVAGLMVRRTIATRIAAGDLDRAPLAAGMVRRHGRTPAA
- a CDS encoding TetR/AcrR family transcriptional regulator — its product is MTTPRRGPGRPRRAEQRDTADDIVLAATALFARRGFDAVGMRDVAASAGVDVATVHHHAGTKAELYQACFARVFAAESSALIDAVAAAQAGIAEGKAELFDRLHALLDAFVDFLEEVPETTGLWLRRWSEPDRHTDLDESFATPLYQAVEQVLDGAAEAGLLHEPHPHIAVRSLVWAVHAHVSAGSPDRKEFRSWVHRWLDRMYA
- a CDS encoding flavin-containing monooxygenase encodes the protein MADAAPVVAVIGAGPAGLATLKALADVGVPAKGFDAGERVGGLWAFGGPHSSAYRTLHLNTSRGRTEFADFPMPTDWPDYPDHTRIASYLQEYADRYDLTDRVALRHTVDRVEQLADGRWAVTATGPDGTATEVFAAVVVANGHNSRPRMAVYPGTPAVAELHSHDYRDPSQLAGKRVLVVGGGNSAMDIAVDASHVAERTLLSLRRGVWIVPKHLLGKPSDTLNGALAKRLPWRVRQVISQTMLRLTVGSPTRYGLPEPEHGFLQDHPTLSDALLSRLSHGEIDPRPGIERIDSSVVTFVDGTREQVDLIVWCTGYRIDLPFLDPALLGPGADRLPLYRRIFHLDAPGLMFVGLMQSTGAALPVVEAQARLVAGHLAGAYALPTRAEQAADCDAVLRAATQRWGDRRPAMRIDFDAYLELAARELRDGARRRDRGRGITWPSPPTRPENSSSLESAAR
- a CDS encoding MFS transporter, with product MTESAPTQRLPRSGLLAFAGGSIGMGVWVTVPGLLLLYFLTDVLAVSPLLAGFVLLLPKIADVLLHPWVGHLSDTDLRKRGHRRGLMLLGCGLPFAFAGLFALPAGLTGTTAAIWVMVFFIAGNLLFATYQVPYLSTPADLAIGYHERTRLMGFRMVVLTLGILLSGVIAPIISGKDNPTRGGYALMGAILGAVMLGAMLIGLRGVRTLTTVAPTPPVAAPTHAAGLRTLLAALGDRQFRWLVAAYLLMSTTTHLVLTAVPYFAEYELGKPGLTTVLVAAFVAPALIATPGWVWLTKRIGKQPGLLIAQLAFAAGSVVLAFGRPVGVPILVGCVAVLGVAFAAMQLLPFSMLPDVVRAGGAAGTARAGSYTGMWTAAEATGGALGPYLYAACLAVGGFIATGAGEQVVQSERAHDLIRLGFGVVPAVLMVVAVLLQRQYTLDARLRDASPTV
- a CDS encoding epoxide hydrolase family protein translates to MTEIRPFRVEIPQARLDDVRDRLTRALWPHELPGVGAAYGVTNERVRALAAFWLDEFDWRATEKRLNSLDQFTTEINGEQIHFIHVRSSREDATPLILTHGWPGSVLEYLDVIEPLTEPADPTDPAFHLVIPSLPGFGFSGPTQSTGWGTHRTAAAWVELMERLGYRRYGAVGNDGGSMISPIMGRLAPESVIGTHVTQIFSFPSGDPAEFATLTAEDHAALAKLQWFVDNLSAFNTLHSQQPQTIAFALADSPVGLLAWNGQLFGENLDPEFVVANIALYWLTGTAASSIRFYYEDAHHQAEPAGPTTVPLGLAMFAGDFQSIRTFAERDHGNIVSWHSYDVGTAAGSERDAAGHYAAHEAPEVLAADIRGFFGSLSA